A portion of the Natronococcus sp. AD-5 genome contains these proteins:
- a CDS encoding MATE family efflux transporter, with translation MFRLAWPLVVIQLLQVAYNVGDTFWLGALSPDAVGALSLAFPLIFFLISIGGGFTAAGAILVAQHTGAESGEGGLIAGQTLSFISSVAVVLGVAGYFLTDPMLALLPADPETQAQIVPLAGDYMRVFFLGMPFLFGFFIFVSLMRGYGNTHAPMRVMLVSVVVNLAIDPLLIFGVGPLPRLEIQGAAVATVVSRAIATGIGFYVLFYTDVGPDIEADHLVPRLEYVSKITRLGVPTAAEQSMSSLAMIAMTAMVATFPPAVVAAYGLGNRLISLAFLPAMGMGQATDTIVGQNLGADRPGRAEKATWLASSAIAGIMLAAGAVAFLIPESIVGVFLTADVEGRAETLAYGTTYLQVAAIMFVFMGVLQVILGAFRGAGNTKTALVFSVVTLWIARVPVSYYLIFVAGWGTTGIWIGVVAGDVVGALAAIAWFTRGTWKEAIVDEDGGERSREEEEDEPDSTTATPAE, from the coding sequence ATGTTCCGGCTCGCCTGGCCGCTGGTCGTCATCCAGCTGCTACAGGTTGCTTACAACGTCGGCGATACGTTCTGGCTCGGCGCGCTCTCGCCCGACGCCGTCGGCGCGCTCAGCTTGGCGTTTCCGCTGATCTTCTTTCTGATCTCGATCGGCGGCGGCTTCACCGCCGCGGGGGCGATTCTCGTCGCTCAACACACCGGGGCCGAGAGCGGCGAGGGCGGGCTGATCGCCGGGCAGACGCTCTCGTTCATCTCGAGCGTCGCGGTCGTCCTCGGCGTCGCGGGCTACTTCCTGACCGATCCGATGCTCGCGCTGTTACCCGCCGACCCCGAGACGCAGGCCCAGATCGTCCCGCTCGCGGGCGACTACATGCGGGTGTTCTTCCTCGGGATGCCGTTCCTGTTCGGCTTCTTCATCTTCGTCTCGCTGATGCGCGGCTACGGTAACACCCACGCTCCGATGCGCGTGATGCTCGTCAGCGTCGTGGTCAACCTCGCGATCGATCCGCTGTTGATCTTCGGCGTCGGACCGCTCCCTCGCCTCGAGATCCAGGGCGCCGCGGTCGCGACGGTCGTCTCGCGGGCGATCGCCACCGGGATCGGGTTCTACGTCCTGTTCTACACGGACGTCGGTCCCGACATCGAGGCCGACCACCTCGTTCCGCGCCTCGAGTACGTCTCGAAGATCACCCGGCTGGGCGTGCCGACGGCGGCGGAGCAGTCGATGAGTTCGCTCGCGATGATCGCGATGACGGCGATGGTCGCGACGTTCCCGCCCGCGGTCGTCGCGGCCTACGGCCTGGGCAATCGGCTCATCTCGCTGGCGTTTCTCCCCGCGATGGGGATGGGACAGGCGACCGACACGATCGTCGGCCAGAACCTCGGCGCCGACAGACCGGGCCGCGCCGAGAAGGCGACGTGGCTCGCCTCGAGCGCGATCGCCGGAATCATGCTCGCGGCGGGCGCGGTCGCGTTCCTGATCCCGGAATCGATCGTCGGCGTGTTCCTCACGGCCGACGTGGAGGGGCGAGCGGAGACGCTCGCCTACGGGACCACCTACCTGCAGGTCGCCGCGATCATGTTCGTCTTCATGGGCGTGCTGCAGGTGATCCTCGGGGCGTTCCGCGGCGCGGGGAACACGAAGACCGCGCTGGTCTTCTCGGTGGTCACCCTCTGGATCGCGCGCGTTCCCGTGAGCTACTACCTCATCTTCGTCGCCGGCTGGGGGACGACGGGCATCTGGATCGGCGTCGTCGCCGGCGACGTCGTCGGCGCGCTCGCGGCGATCGCGTGGTTCACCCGCGGCACCTGGAAGGAGGCGATCGTGGACGAGGACGGCGGCGAGCGGTCTCGGGAGGAAGAGGAGGACGAACCCGATTCGACGACCGCAACGCCGGCCGAGTAA
- the mtnP gene encoding S-methyl-5'-thioadenosine phosphorylase translates to MTIGVIGGSGIYEALPLENVSTESVSTPYGEPSEDVTRGELAGREVAFLPRHGGDHQHTPTGAGYRANIYALKSVGVDRVIATNAVGSLREELPPRTLVVPDQIYDRTKHRTPTFFGDGMVVHMSFAEPYCPEMVDHLAESAREVLRTSDTASGETASREATDADVSEGGTYVCIEGPQYSTKAESEFYREQGWDVVGMTTIPEAKLAREAELSYATVAGVTDYDVWKDDSEVSLAEVLENADANQESINAVIERAIRTMPEDFESEAWSALEGTINTPTDAIPAETRERVDLLAGEYLD, encoded by the coding sequence ATGACCATCGGTGTCATCGGCGGCAGCGGTATCTACGAGGCGCTGCCGCTCGAGAACGTTTCGACGGAGTCGGTTTCGACGCCCTACGGCGAACCCAGCGAAGACGTCACCCGCGGCGAACTGGCGGGGCGAGAGGTCGCGTTCCTCCCGCGACACGGCGGGGATCACCAGCACACGCCGACGGGTGCGGGCTATCGGGCGAACATCTACGCGCTGAAGTCCGTCGGGGTCGATCGCGTGATCGCGACCAACGCCGTCGGCAGTCTCCGCGAGGAACTGCCCCCGCGGACGCTCGTAGTTCCGGACCAGATCTACGACCGGACGAAACACCGCACGCCGACGTTCTTCGGCGACGGGATGGTCGTCCACATGAGCTTCGCCGAACCGTACTGTCCCGAGATGGTCGACCACCTCGCGGAATCGGCGCGCGAGGTGCTACGCACCTCGGATACCGCAAGCGGTGAAACCGCGAGCCGCGAGGCGACCGACGCCGACGTCTCGGAGGGCGGCACCTACGTCTGCATCGAAGGCCCGCAGTACTCGACGAAAGCCGAGAGCGAGTTCTACCGCGAGCAGGGATGGGACGTCGTCGGAATGACGACCATCCCGGAAGCGAAACTCGCCCGCGAGGCCGAACTGAGCTACGCGACCGTCGCCGGCGTCACCGACTACGACGTCTGGAAGGACGACAGCGAGGTGAGCTTAGCGGAGGTGCTCGAGAACGCCGACGCCAACCAGGAGTCGATCAACGCGGTCATCGAACGCGCGATTCGAACGATGCCGGAGGACTTCGAGAGCGAGGCCTGGAGCGCGCTCGAGGGAACGATCAACACGCCGACCGATGCGATTCCGGCGGAGACCCGCGAACGAGTCGACCTGCTGGCCGGCGAGTACCTCGACTAG
- a CDS encoding DUF7344 domain-containing protein, which produces MTLKTDRSAHSSDDPAPQAESDEAPKLSSDDIFHILQTNRRRDAIRFLLDQDGPVKMRDVAEYVAARENDTTVAELTSTERQRVYIPLYQSHLPKLDEEGIIEYNQSRGIVRPTDQLYVFEPYIKATENGASSLEDRASGGRAIKEYYVTAVAASASLLLASVAGILTIPGLVLGAIITALFALITLVTNLSQFVDSAASLTPR; this is translated from the coding sequence ATGACCCTCAAAACTGACCGTTCAGCCCACTCATCGGACGACCCTGCCCCCCAAGCGGAGTCCGACGAGGCGCCGAAACTCTCCAGCGACGACATCTTCCACATTCTCCAGACGAATCGCCGACGGGATGCGATCCGGTTCCTCCTCGACCAGGACGGCCCCGTCAAAATGCGCGACGTCGCCGAGTACGTCGCCGCCCGGGAGAACGACACGACCGTCGCGGAGCTGACCTCGACGGAGCGACAGCGCGTCTACATCCCGCTGTACCAGTCGCACCTCCCAAAACTCGACGAAGAAGGAATCATCGAGTACAACCAGTCGCGCGGAATCGTCCGTCCGACGGACCAGCTGTACGTCTTCGAACCCTACATCAAGGCGACCGAGAACGGCGCGTCGAGTCTCGAAGACCGGGCGTCCGGCGGCCGCGCGATCAAGGAGTACTACGTCACCGCGGTCGCCGCAAGCGCCAGCCTGCTGCTCGCGTCCGTGGCTGGCATCCTCACGATCCCCGGACTGGTCCTCGGAGCGATCATCACCGCGCTCTTCGCACTGATCACGCTCGTCACGAATCTGTCGCAGTTCGTCGACTCCGCCGCCAGCCTGACCCCGAGATAA
- a CDS encoding segregation and condensation protein A — protein MTSEPRSGSEKPSGERSDPLRGSKNASGARGERSEFLDDASGAAASGQRPRDSEALRTDGGERERSERDPPRGGQRTEDGDDIPLNIAGHDDRDRPGEEGDSVLEFVDDDDADEETEEDEVEPVELLVQLAKDGEIDPWDIDIVAVTDKFLEALDDVDLRTSGRALFYASVLLRMKSDELFAPDEPDEEELPPWEAPFANDGPGADPAGGPAFDPIDGLEAEMERRLERKHARGKPETLDELVRELRDAERDSWWKDSRSYDTSDSPRGYDRGVQELSYHAEDEFRVDDEPTSDDVTHTTHEEDIERVIDDVEAELERRYERGRDEVLYAEIDEVGGSRVMTYLGLLFLAHRGEILLEQDELFGDLWIRRTTVGSDRTEAVAN, from the coding sequence ATGACTAGTGAGCCGCGGAGCGGCTCAGAAAAGCCGAGCGGGGAGCGAAGCGACCCGCTCCGCGGCTCGAAAAACGCGAGCGGTGCGAGGGGCGAACGAAGTGAGTTCCTCGATGATGCGAGCGGCGCAGCCGCGAGCGGGCAGCGCCCGCGAGACAGCGAGGCGCTTCGAACCGACGGCGGTGAGCGCGAGCGAAGCGAGCGCGATCCACCTCGGGGCGGACAGCGTACCGAGGACGGTGACGACATCCCCCTGAACATCGCCGGCCACGACGACCGCGATCGACCGGGCGAAGAGGGCGACTCGGTGCTCGAGTTCGTCGACGACGACGACGCGGACGAGGAGACAGAGGAGGACGAGGTCGAACCCGTCGAACTCCTCGTCCAGCTCGCCAAGGACGGCGAGATCGACCCGTGGGACATCGACATCGTGGCGGTGACCGACAAGTTCCTCGAGGCGCTGGACGACGTCGACCTGCGGACGTCCGGGCGGGCGCTGTTCTACGCGAGCGTCCTGTTGCGGATGAAAAGCGACGAACTGTTCGCGCCGGACGAACCCGACGAAGAAGAGCTCCCGCCGTGGGAGGCCCCGTTCGCGAACGACGGGCCGGGGGCCGACCCGGCGGGAGGACCGGCGTTCGATCCGATCGACGGCCTCGAGGCGGAGATGGAACGGCGACTCGAGCGCAAGCACGCCCGCGGCAAGCCCGAGACGCTGGACGAACTGGTGCGCGAGCTTCGAGACGCGGAGCGCGACTCGTGGTGGAAAGATTCCCGGAGCTACGACACGAGCGACTCCCCCCGGGGGTACGACCGCGGCGTCCAGGAACTGAGCTACCACGCGGAAGACGAGTTCCGGGTCGACGACGAACCGACGAGCGACGACGTCACGCACACGACTCACGAGGAGGACATCGAGCGCGTCATCGACGACGTCGAGGCGGAACTCGAGCGCCGGTACGAACGCGGACGCGACGAGGTCCTGTACGCCGAGATCGACGAGGTCGGCGGATCGCGCGTGATGACGTACCTCGGGTTACTCTTTTTGGCCCACCGTGGAGAGATACTGCTCGAGCAGGACGAATTATTCGGGGATCTCTGGATTCGGCGGACGACCGTCGGTTCCGATCGAACCGAAGCGGTCGCGAACTGA